One genomic segment of Acidobacteriota bacterium includes these proteins:
- the traF gene encoding conjugal transfer protein TraF has product MRRGVFYLFPLFLLVSFPLLGQQFYHYGARAKGMGGAFVAVVDDATAYYWNPASLSFLYQRGEMLFTAGRELVNRGQMVELLSQADGYLSDYPSSLSPELADVIAGLSSPYSSLSGGSGWSWVVGGGGYSFGVLYGSNALLYPIPDAERISGDPSSPDYIGNNETVLRYRGFKSKEYIFSLSLPLLPDLFFGANVKYIKGRTYLLEERLLGEYETGLSAKELYHRAFTGRVEEEGSFSFDLGFLAILSPRVRLGVVGKDVSKPSFKTALGDKLVLKPRWRVGLAVLATRSLTISCDYDITENRFGDVGPRMR; this is encoded by the coding sequence ATGAGGAGAGGTGTTTTTTATCTTTTTCCCTTATTTCTCCTTGTATCTTTCCCCCTTTTAGGACAGCAGTTCTATCATTATGGGGCGAGGGCGAAGGGGATGGGCGGTGCCTTCGTTGCCGTAGTGGATGATGCTACCGCCTACTACTGGAACCCCGCTTCCCTCTCCTTTCTCTACCAGCGGGGGGAGATGCTGTTTACTGCGGGGAGGGAGCTTGTTAATCGAGGACAAATGGTAGAACTTCTCTCCCAAGCCGATGGGTATCTCTCTGATTATCCTTCCTCCCTCTCCCCCGAGCTTGCTGATGTCATTGCTGGACTTTCTTCTCCCTACTCCTCCCTTTCTGGAGGAAGTGGCTGGTCCTGGGTTGTTGGGGGAGGGGGATATTCCTTCGGTGTGCTTTATGGCTCGAATGCTCTTCTCTATCCGATTCCCGATGCCGAAAGGATAAGCGGTGATCCGAGCTCTCCCGACTACATCGGGAACAACGAGACCGTCCTCCGCTACCGAGGATTTAAGAGTAAGGAGTATATCTTCTCTTTATCTCTTCCCCTTCTTCCCGATCTCTTCTTTGGGGCGAATGTGAAGTATATCAAGGGGAGGACTTACCTCCTTGAGGAAAGGTTGCTTGGGGAGTATGAGACCGGACTTTCGGCGAAGGAGCTTTATCATCGCGCTTTTACTGGGAGGGTGGAGGAGGAGGGTTCCTTCTCCTTCGATCTCGGCTTCTTAGCGATTTTAAGCCCTCGGGTTCGGCTGGGGGTGGTGGGAAAGGATGTCTCTAAACCGAGCTTTAAGACCGCCCTTGGTGATAAGCTTGTCCTCAAGCCTCGGTGGCGGGTGGGCTTAGCCGTTCTTGCCACCAGATCCCTTACCATCTCATGCGATTACGATATCACCGAGAACCGCTTTGGGGATGTGGGTCCCAGGATGAGGG
- a CDS encoding DUF507 family protein — MKLSRDKVVHLSHLIVDALANDDRVIFHQPRNDVRNEIVKVIIAELKKDEEAEKRAMEKIRSLKRNIVEGSPEWEVLFRRYYQEEISKFGKVEE; from the coding sequence ATGAAGCTGAGTCGGGATAAAGTGGTTCATCTTTCCCATCTCATTGTTGACGCCTTGGCTAATGACGACCGGGTTATCTTCCATCAGCCGAGAAACGATGTGAGGAACGAGATCGTCAAGGTGATAATCGCCGAGCTCAAAAAGGATGAGGAAGCGGAAAAGAGGGCGATGGAGAAGATCCGTTCATTAAAGCGGAACATAGTCGAGGGAAGCCCGGAGTGGGAGGTTCTCTTCCGGCGGTATTATCAGGAGGAGATCTCTAAGTTCGGTAAGGTGGAGGAGTAA
- a CDS encoding DUF507 family protein, producing MRLSKDQIELLSFEIIKHLKKEGFIEISKDEKLILEKVANVITEELSIEDRLNEEVREILSKYSDEIWRENAEYHELFKMVKAKLAKERGIIL from the coding sequence ATGAGGCTTTCCAAAGATCAGATTGAGCTTCTTTCCTTCGAGATAATAAAACATCTCAAGAAGGAGGGGTTCATCGAGATCTCCAAGGATGAGAAATTGATCTTGGAGAAGGTGGCGAATGTCATCACCGAGGAGCTCTCCATCGAAGATCGATTGAACGAGGAGGTACGGGAGATCCTGAGTAAATACAGCGATGAGATCTGGCGGGAGAACGCCGAGTACCACGAGCTATTCAAGATGGTGAAGGCGAAGCTGGCTAAGGAACGGGGGATAATACTTTAG
- a CDS encoding tetratricopeptide repeat protein — MKMKKYPLILALVILVFSGVASSSFQAKKKVVRKTPRETRAEREEYTLIKGLISDGIYDLAVKRIELFLKEHPESRRVEELSYYLGEGYFRLHQFAEAERALSSFLAKFPKSRRVEEASFLLATTYRLLDKIDQAEAKFKEIARRKGFSPEVRLGAKKKLAELYLAEKRLKEAVPYLKEIYKKTNDLSYGMKLARTYFELRDYKQAEGSYRSLVEKSGAELAKDVLKEAYYRLGLIAYRRKDYKKAETLFAKAVEIDPNFKEGIIALSWALHREKKDREAYELALKVAPERKESEAERLYREARVFLFMNEREAAIKGFRKVVSQFPNEEPAKKALIALADCYANEGRIASAIEAIERFIKMEDDPEPLYREWYRLGTLYFRKEDYESASKAFLKVVSLNERGELSDRALMMAAQAELKAGRKEKAVALLSRLVKNYPQSALLADSYFLMADILRDMGRLNDAASGYLYIADHFLDREIKEEAIFSSGKCYYDARSWDKAVDLFTRFIKEFPHSERIAEAHYYLGKAYYAEGKYEAGVLHFKKALEEAVSDEAKKLSPDALFNLGFGQYKIGAYDDACSSFSELAGKGGSPEYRAKGLYFLGLSYLASGKLKESNDALAKLVSRFPDSELAQHSLIMLGDNYLALKNEKKAIEAFNSLLSKFPRGEFAQIAEKRLKDIYLTKGDYQSLLSSIPEFRFGNPGSLTDASDLLDKANALLARGRIKRAIATYKKLLSQFPRSPVSDKASFELAELYRRRGVYSKAILYYQKVITDFPESKFVPLAERRLGNIYFREKKFKDAIPHFLKIVNDPEFAKVRDRIFYLLGYSYEQLGDLSSAIPYYEAFLANLADPKVMIKERVRLVLLLQSFGRYEQAVKACRSILANTRNEETKTEVQFYLAECLARLGRTEEALLEYLKVTYLHAKNPMWALTACFRAGEIYEGEGKYEEAIKLYRKVAKRFKGSKKGDYALKRIKELKEKLAEKGEKGGNP, encoded by the coding sequence ATGAAGATGAAGAAATATCCTCTAATTTTAGCTTTGGTGATTCTGGTTTTTTCTGGGGTGGCTTCTTCCTCCTTCCAGGCGAAGAAAAAGGTTGTAAGGAAGACACCGAGGGAGACGCGGGCGGAAAGGGAGGAATACACCCTTATCAAGGGTCTCATCTCAGACGGTATCTATGACCTCGCGGTTAAGAGGATTGAGCTGTTTCTGAAGGAACATCCGGAATCAAGAAGGGTAGAGGAACTATCTTATTATCTTGGTGAGGGCTACTTCCGCCTTCACCAGTTCGCCGAGGCGGAGAGGGCGCTTTCCTCGTTCCTTGCCAAATTTCCCAAAAGCAGACGGGTGGAGGAGGCTTCCTTTCTCCTCGCTACCACATATCGCCTGCTCGATAAGATTGATCAAGCGGAGGCTAAATTTAAGGAGATAGCGAGAAGGAAAGGTTTCTCCCCTGAGGTGAGGCTCGGGGCGAAGAAGAAACTTGCCGAGCTCTACCTGGCGGAGAAAAGGCTTAAGGAGGCTGTCCCCTACCTCAAGGAGATTTACAAGAAAACGAACGATCTCTCCTATGGAATGAAACTCGCCCGAACCTACTTTGAGTTGAGAGACTACAAGCAGGCTGAGGGGAGTTATCGCTCGCTTGTAGAAAAGAGCGGGGCTGAGCTCGCTAAGGATGTTTTGAAGGAGGCTTACTACCGCTTAGGTCTTATCGCTTACAGGAGGAAGGATTATAAGAAGGCGGAAACCCTTTTCGCTAAAGCGGTGGAGATTGACCCGAATTTCAAGGAGGGGATCATTGCTCTCTCCTGGGCGCTTCATCGGGAGAAGAAGGATAGGGAAGCATATGAGCTCGCCCTCAAGGTGGCGCCGGAGAGGAAGGAAAGCGAGGCGGAGAGGCTTTATCGTGAAGCAAGGGTATTTCTCTTTATGAACGAGCGGGAAGCAGCGATAAAGGGATTTCGTAAGGTTGTCTCTCAATTCCCGAATGAGGAACCAGCGAAAAAAGCACTTATCGCCCTTGCCGATTGTTATGCTAATGAGGGAAGAATCGCTTCTGCCATCGAGGCGATTGAGAGATTCATCAAGATGGAGGATGATCCCGAACCGCTATATCGCGAGTGGTATCGCTTGGGTACGCTTTACTTCAGGAAGGAAGATTACGAGTCCGCCTCCAAGGCTTTCTTGAAGGTCGTTTCCCTCAATGAGCGAGGTGAGCTATCCGATAGAGCGCTGATGATGGCAGCTCAGGCAGAGCTTAAGGCAGGCAGGAAGGAAAAGGCGGTGGCGCTTCTTTCCCGGTTGGTGAAGAACTATCCTCAGAGCGCCCTTTTGGCTGATTCTTATTTCCTTATGGCGGATATTCTCCGTGATATGGGGAGACTCAACGATGCCGCTTCAGGTTATCTCTACATAGCTGACCACTTCCTCGATCGAGAGATAAAGGAGGAGGCGATATTTTCCTCCGGCAAGTGCTACTACGATGCAAGAAGCTGGGATAAGGCGGTTGATCTCTTTACTCGTTTCATCAAGGAGTTTCCCCATTCGGAGCGGATAGCCGAGGCTCACTACTACCTTGGAAAGGCTTATTATGCGGAGGGAAAGTACGAAGCGGGGGTGCTCCATTTCAAGAAAGCGCTCGAGGAGGCGGTCTCCGATGAGGCGAAAAAGCTCTCCCCTGATGCTTTGTTCAACCTGGGTTTTGGGCAGTATAAGATCGGTGCCTATGATGATGCCTGTTCCTCCTTCTCCGAGCTCGCGGGAAAGGGAGGATCCCCCGAATATCGGGCAAAGGGGCTTTACTTCCTCGGGCTTTCCTATCTTGCTTCCGGGAAGCTTAAAGAGTCAAACGATGCTTTAGCTAAGCTCGTCTCCCGCTTTCCTGATAGCGAACTTGCCCAGCATTCCCTCATTATGCTCGGCGACAACTACCTCGCCCTGAAGAATGAGAAGAAGGCGATAGAGGCGTTTAATAGCTTGCTCTCGAAATTCCCCAGGGGAGAGTTTGCTCAGATAGCGGAGAAGAGGCTGAAGGACATCTATTTGACGAAGGGGGACTATCAATCGCTCCTTTCCTCGATCCCTGAGTTCCGCTTTGGGAACCCGGGAAGCCTGACCGATGCCTCCGATCTCCTCGACAAGGCTAATGCCCTTCTCGCCCGGGGGAGGATAAAGCGAGCAATTGCTACCTATAAGAAGCTTCTCTCTCAATTTCCCAGAAGCCCGGTATCCGATAAGGCGAGTTTTGAGCTCGCAGAGCTCTACCGGCGGAGAGGGGTGTACAGCAAGGCGATCCTCTATTATCAGAAGGTGATAACCGACTTTCCAGAGAGCAAGTTTGTCCCTCTCGCTGAGCGGAGGTTGGGCAACATCTACTTTAGAGAGAAGAAGTTCAAAGACGCTATTCCCCACTTCTTGAAGATAGTGAATGATCCTGAATTCGCCAAGGTGCGAGATCGGATCTTCTATCTCCTCGGTTACTCCTATGAACAGCTTGGGGATTTAAGCAGTGCCATCCCCTATTATGAGGCGTTTTTAGCCAATTTAGCCGATCCCAAGGTGATGATAAAGGAGCGGGTGCGCCTCGTGCTCCTTCTTCAGTCGTTCGGACGGTATGAACAGGCAGTTAAAGCCTGTCGCTCGATATTAGCCAATACGAGGAACGAGGAGACAAAGACCGAGGTTCAATTCTACCTCGCTGAGTGTTTAGCCCGGCTGGGAAGAACGGAAGAGGCACTTCTCGAGTACCTCAAGGTGACCTACCTTCATGCAAAAAACCCGATGTGGGCGCTCACCGCCTGTTTCCGCGCTGGAGAAATCTACGAAGGCGAGGGGAAATATGAGGAGGCGATAAAACTCTACCGGAAGGTGGCGAAGAGGTTTAAAGGGAGCAAGAAGGGTGATTACGCCCTGAAAAGGATAAAAGAGCTCAAGGAAAAACTCGCTGAGAAGGGGGAAAAGGGGGGTAATCCTTAA
- a CDS encoding DUF2029 domain-containing protein, which translates to MLFRINAFLKDNSPLFAALFGLAFIYLGISFIHRIEKDGGTDFNVYYQAGKLINKGMANELYTFTTGRGWHYNYPPLFAILISPLSILPLREAGLVWYLLNLVFLFFSLRLLLRLRSEDSLLPLAFTIIYGAGAVGENLMVGQVNILITLIILISFSLIEKEKGFAAGILLSLASTIKVIPIILFFYFFLKPKRRVFMGGFVGFLLFLLIIPSLFLGVRGCLTTNLKFAKEMILPHLGAESGGTIYALKTDITATANQSLNAVLARFFSRRGEVFPSIHLISLSPSSVKLIASLTQFLLFFLTLFFTLVKRRRATLLELSLFIPLMFLLSPEIKLRQLPPLAIVPFFLIGDGLLKTNPPKKHRLLAIIFLLLSFVSLSLIGMRYFQLFGVGLAGVFFLWLSLSLLLLGMGKELSN; encoded by the coding sequence ATGTTATTCCGAATAAACGCTTTTTTAAAGGACAATTCGCCTCTTTTCGCTGCATTATTCGGCTTAGCCTTCATCTATCTCGGGATAAGCTTCATCCATCGGATAGAAAAAGACGGAGGAACCGACTTCAATGTCTATTACCAGGCAGGAAAGCTCATCAACAAAGGGATGGCGAACGAACTCTACACCTTCACCACAGGCAGAGGTTGGCACTATAACTACCCTCCTCTTTTCGCCATCCTCATCTCACCATTAAGTATACTTCCCCTGAGGGAGGCGGGGTTGGTATGGTACCTTTTAAACCTCGTTTTTCTCTTTTTCTCCCTCAGGCTACTCTTAAGATTGAGGAGCGAGGATTCGCTTCTTCCCTTAGCCTTTACCATCATCTACGGTGCGGGAGCAGTAGGGGAAAACCTTATGGTAGGGCAGGTGAATATCCTCATCACCCTCATTATCCTCATCTCCTTCAGTCTTATTGAGAAGGAGAAGGGGTTTGCTGCTGGAATACTTCTTTCCCTCGCTTCAACGATAAAGGTGATCCCCATCATCCTGTTCTTTTACTTCTTTTTAAAGCCGAAAAGGCGGGTTTTTATGGGAGGATTCGTCGGTTTTCTTCTCTTCCTTTTAATAATCCCCTCTCTCTTCCTCGGGGTAAGAGGATGTTTAACCACCAATCTCAAATTCGCCAAGGAGATGATATTACCTCACTTGGGAGCAGAAAGCGGAGGAACCATCTACGCCCTGAAAACCGATATCACCGCCACTGCCAACCAATCGTTAAATGCGGTATTGGCTCGATTTTTCAGCAGGAGGGGAGAGGTCTTCCCCTCGATTCATCTTATATCTCTTTCCCCCTCTTCGGTTAAGTTGATCGCGAGCCTAACTCAATTCCTTCTCTTCTTCCTCACATTATTCTTCACCCTGGTAAAAAGAAGAAGGGCAACCCTCCTTGAGCTCTCGCTCTTTATCCCCCTTATGTTCCTTCTATCTCCAGAGATCAAACTGAGACAGCTTCCGCCACTTGCCATCGTCCCCTTCTTCCTTATAGGTGATGGCCTTCTTAAAACTAATCCCCCTAAAAAACACCGTCTCCTCGCGATCATATTTCTTCTCTTATCCTTCGTCTCTCTATCCCTAATTGGGATGAGGTACTTCCAGCTTTTCGGGGTGGGGCTCGCTGGGGTGTTTTTCCTCTGGTTATCCCTCTCCCTTTTGCTTCTCGGGATGGGAAAGGAGCTCTCCAATTGA
- a CDS encoding HAD-IIIA family hydrolase, with translation MIEAVIFDFGDTLMVEYDDIKNIPLWEMELTKMEYADEVLAELKKKYRLGLISNTDQSGEKELRDALRRLGIEHYFDVVIATKDVGVNKPDPLPFKKALSALGVAPEKAVMIGDRAACDILGAKRVGMKTILFRFRDRYPEPKGEEEEPDARVHSLKEIPKIIERLSNED, from the coding sequence ATGATCGAAGCGGTCATTTTCGATTTCGGTGATACCCTGATGGTGGAGTACGACGATATCAAGAACATTCCCCTCTGGGAGATGGAGCTAACCAAGATGGAGTATGCTGACGAAGTACTTGCGGAACTGAAGAAGAAATACCGCTTAGGCTTGATAAGCAACACCGACCAATCGGGGGAGAAAGAGCTCCGCGATGCGCTAAGGAGGCTCGGCATCGAGCACTACTTCGATGTGGTGATCGCCACCAAAGATGTGGGGGTGAATAAACCGGATCCCCTTCCCTTCAAGAAGGCGCTTTCCGCCCTTGGGGTAGCTCCGGAGAAGGCGGTGATGATAGGGGACAGGGCAGCCTGCGACATCCTGGGGGCAAAGAGGGTGGGGATGAAAACCATCCTCTTCCGCTTCCGCGACCGCTACCCAGAGCCAAAGGGGGAGGAGGAAGAGCCGGATGCCCGGGTCCACTCCCTAAAGGAGATACCCAAGATAATCGAGCGCCTAAGCAACGAAGATTAA
- a CDS encoding CPBP family intramembrane metalloprotease, whose amino-acid sequence MRAIFLLFEFLGFTLLLSILLSQSSFSLLAKLVGGRGYLLGPFAWLCSGFVTLLFAWLLNRIRRGRGLKELGFHLHKGFLADVWYGVLGYGLIYILSLPIDLVALSPRAKMAGELIAQLGLSSSLTRVLLLGGLVVLGMGFFTGAFPEEIRFRGYYQGVGSMELSPLAGFVIAFIPFSFGHYFSHPEWHISQVVATIIPGIGLSLLYNATGSLVVVMTTHTLLNWISFYPPLVYAVTKNKALSLSLIFVFALFFIFLIAIRWQKEVREFFSVTSKMFSQKPVISTLLGLGIGGALLSLGSLSIPHLYSALLGASLLGISFIKRDDKGKPCL is encoded by the coding sequence ATGAGGGCGATTTTCCTTCTCTTTGAGTTTCTTGGGTTTACCTTACTTCTATCTATTCTCCTTTCTCAATCCTCTTTTTCTCTACTGGCTAAATTGGTAGGGGGGAGGGGCTATCTTCTCGGTCCTTTTGCTTGGCTCTGCTCTGGTTTCGTAACCCTTCTTTTTGCTTGGCTTCTAAATAGAATAAGACGGGGTAGAGGGCTGAAGGAGCTTGGCTTCCATCTTCATAAAGGTTTTTTAGCCGATGTGTGGTATGGGGTTCTTGGGTACGGTTTGATATATATTCTTTCCCTTCCCATTGACCTCGTTGCTTTGTCCCCGAGAGCCAAGATGGCAGGAGAGTTAATTGCTCAGTTGGGATTATCGTCCTCTCTTACCCGGGTTCTCCTCTTAGGTGGTCTTGTGGTCCTCGGTATGGGTTTTTTCACCGGGGCATTCCCTGAGGAGATCAGATTTCGGGGATACTACCAGGGGGTGGGGAGTATGGAGCTTTCCCCCCTTGCCGGTTTTGTCATTGCTTTTATTCCTTTTTCCTTTGGCCATTACTTTTCCCATCCTGAGTGGCATATCAGTCAGGTAGTAGCCACTATCATACCCGGGATCGGTCTTTCTCTTCTTTATAACGCTACCGGCAGTCTGGTGGTTGTTATGACCACCCATACCCTATTGAACTGGATCAGTTTCTATCCTCCGCTCGTTTACGCTGTGACCAAAAACAAAGCCCTTTCCCTTAGCTTGATCTTCGTTTTCGCTCTTTTTTTCATCTTTTTGATCGCCATTAGATGGCAGAAGGAAGTAAGAGAATTCTTCTCCGTCACTTCTAAGATGTTTTCTCAGAAGCCGGTTATAAGTACTCTTCTCGGATTAGGGATAGGAGGAGCCCTTCTTTCTCTGGGCTCTCTTTCTATACCTCATCTTTATTCCGCTTTGTTGGGCGCTTCACTTCTCGGCATCTCATTCATCAAAAGAGACGATAAAGGGAAACCCTGCCTTTGA
- a CDS encoding metal-dependent hydrolase — translation MPDPFTHFFTGTLIAKSGFRSRYGWVAMMTLMISAVFPDIDVFYRAGGPWDALRHHRGLTHSFIGACALSFLLGGVIYLLTPLKRFWLLVGLSALGLYSHIFLDLLTSWGTQIFAPFSSKRYGWGIISIVDRYVLLILLVSIFLSLRGGKRSAFYSRVGIAVLACYLLFALFFHHKAYQKLVGELNKEGIRVVRVTPYPAMFGPVTRWYGVAEGERAFYYFPRVDIFKGGKDPYKAYPKIGENKYIKRALADKAGRIFRWFADYLFIDYREDGRGKHIVELWALRFGGPGGKRTPFHITLILDDKGHLLKKSPARF, via the coding sequence GTGCCGGATCCATTCACCCATTTTTTTACGGGAACCCTTATTGCTAAATCTGGCTTTAGAAGCCGGTATGGCTGGGTCGCGATGATGACCCTTATGATAAGTGCCGTTTTTCCCGATATTGATGTATTTTATCGTGCTGGTGGACCATGGGATGCATTACGCCATCATCGAGGACTTACTCATTCGTTCATTGGGGCTTGCGCCTTGTCCTTCTTGCTTGGCGGGGTGATCTATCTCCTTACACCCCTTAAAAGGTTCTGGCTTTTGGTGGGGCTTTCTGCCTTGGGTCTTTATTCCCACATATTCCTCGACCTCCTTACCTCCTGGGGGACCCAGATATTCGCCCCGTTTTCTTCCAAGCGGTATGGCTGGGGAATCATCTCGATAGTAGATCGTTATGTCCTCCTTATTCTTCTTGTCTCTATCTTCCTTTCCCTTAGAGGAGGGAAGAGATCGGCGTTCTACAGCAGGGTAGGTATTGCTGTTTTGGCTTGCTACCTTCTCTTCGCCCTCTTTTTCCATCACAAGGCTTATCAGAAATTGGTAGGAGAGCTAAATAAGGAGGGAATCAGGGTAGTACGGGTTACCCCCTACCCCGCGATGTTCGGCCCAGTAACCCGATGGTATGGGGTGGCAGAGGGGGAGAGGGCGTTCTACTATTTCCCCAGGGTGGATATATTCAAAGGGGGGAAGGATCCCTATAAGGCCTATCCCAAGATCGGGGAAAATAAATATATAAAACGGGCTCTCGCTGATAAGGCGGGCCGCATCTTTCGTTGGTTCGCCGATTATCTCTTCATCGATTACCGCGAGGACGGAAGGGGGAAACACATTGTGGAACTCTGGGCTCTCCGCTTCGGTGGTCCCGGTGGGAAGAGGACGCCATTTCATATAACCCTTATCCTGGACGATAAGGGGCATCTTCTGAAAAAATCGCCAGCACGGTTTTGA
- a CDS encoding sodium:solute symporter → MDYGWLSLLPPLIAIILAIKTREVLFSLLFGIYIGWLIVEHWNPIHAASSTVAVLLKVTRKEGNTEVLAFSFLVGALIALIQGSGGMEGFVRLVTRRGLVRGRRSAGILSFLIGVFVFIESNINALVIGTVSRPIFDRLKIPREKLAYVCDSTAAPVCILIPLNAWGAYIIALLANEGVDKPLFFLLRSIPLNFYPLFALLILLFVILTGRDIGPMVEAEKRARTTGKLLRDGAVPLISAEVTALSPKEGVKPRAVNMLLPVIVMLGMMPISLYITGKGDIMRGAGGLSVLWAVATAVGVASLIYFGQRIFNLKEISSLIVKGMRGMMSLVIILALAFGIGETCRALGTGVYTASLLSRGLPPFFVPALLFLTACFISFATGTSWGTFAILIPIGVPLVSAIGGNLPLILAAILGGGVFGDHASPISDTTLVSSMASACDHIDHVRTQLPYAVIAASIAFILYLVLGFLFL, encoded by the coding sequence GTGGATTACGGTTGGCTTTCCCTTCTTCCTCCGCTAATCGCTATCATCCTCGCCATAAAGACGAGGGAGGTCCTTTTTTCCCTCCTCTTCGGCATTTATATCGGATGGCTGATAGTGGAGCATTGGAATCCTATCCACGCAGCTTCCTCTACAGTGGCGGTATTGCTCAAGGTAACCCGAAAGGAGGGCAATACTGAGGTCCTCGCCTTCAGCTTTCTTGTTGGTGCCTTGATTGCCTTGATCCAGGGTTCCGGAGGGATGGAGGGGTTTGTGAGATTGGTTACGAGAAGAGGATTGGTCCGGGGAAGGAGAAGCGCTGGTATCCTTTCGTTTCTTATTGGTGTTTTCGTATTCATCGAGTCTAACATAAACGCTTTAGTCATCGGCACGGTGTCTCGGCCTATATTTGATCGCCTCAAGATCCCAAGGGAGAAGTTGGCGTATGTCTGCGATTCTACTGCTGCTCCCGTCTGCATCCTCATCCCCCTGAACGCCTGGGGTGCCTATATAATCGCCCTTCTTGCAAACGAGGGGGTAGATAAGCCGTTGTTTTTCCTCCTTCGCTCCATCCCCCTTAATTTTTACCCCCTATTTGCTCTGCTTATCCTTCTTTTTGTGATCCTGACGGGAAGAGATATAGGACCGATGGTTGAAGCGGAGAAGAGAGCGAGAACCACAGGAAAGCTCCTTCGTGATGGAGCAGTTCCCCTTATCTCTGCTGAGGTAACCGCCCTTTCTCCCAAGGAAGGGGTTAAACCGAGAGCAGTAAATATGCTCCTCCCTGTGATAGTGATGCTTGGGATGATGCCGATAAGCCTTTATATAACGGGCAAAGGGGATATAATGAGAGGGGCAGGGGGACTTTCTGTCCTTTGGGCGGTGGCGACAGCGGTTGGGGTAGCTTCTCTCATCTATTTCGGACAGAGAATATTCAACCTTAAGGAAATAAGCTCCCTAATCGTTAAAGGGATGAGGGGAATGATGTCGTTGGTCATCATTCTCGCCCTTGCCTTCGGCATTGGGGAGACTTGTCGCGCTCTTGGTACTGGGGTATATACTGCCTCCCTTCTCTCCAGGGGGCTTCCTCCTTTCTTTGTTCCAGCGCTTCTCTTCCTTACCGCTTGCTTCATCTCATTTGCTACCGGTACTTCCTGGGGTACATTTGCCATTCTTATTCCCATAGGGGTTCCCTTGGTGTCCGCGATAGGAGGGAATCTCCCCCTCATCTTAGCTGCTATCCTTGGCGGTGGGGTGTTTGGTGACCACGCCTCGCCTATCTCCGATACCACCCTTGTTTCCTCGATGGCTTCTGCCTGTGATCATATCGACCATGTGAGGACCCAACTCCCCTATGCGGTGATCGCTGCTTCCATTGCTTTTATACTTTATCTTGTTCTCGGATTTCTGTTCCTTTAA
- a CDS encoding tetratricopeptide repeat protein yields MKLKIGILILSLLLASSALPQGSLSEEHNRKGAEFLRKGKVDEAIVEFKKAIKINPFLKEAHNNLGVAYLMKEEYEKAVRAIKLALELDPNYGMAHYNLAIAYHKLKDNGRAITELYETIKVNPDNFNAYYNLACYYSLMGKIDEAFKNLKKALDLGYDNFKLLTTDPDLNNLRKDPRYRKLLRKKGIKTKQKKED; encoded by the coding sequence ATGAAACTAAAGATCGGTATCTTGATCTTATCCCTTCTTCTTGCCTCCTCTGCTTTACCTCAGGGGAGCCTCTCCGAGGAGCATAACCGGAAGGGAGCGGAGTTCCTCCGCAAGGGTAAGGTAGATGAGGCGATAGTGGAGTTTAAAAAAGCGATAAAGATAAACCCCTTCCTCAAAGAAGCCCATAATAATCTGGGGGTGGCTTACCTAATGAAGGAGGAGTACGAGAAAGCGGTGAGGGCGATCAAGCTCGCTCTCGAACTCGACCCGAACTACGGGATGGCTCATTACAACCTCGCCATTGCCTACCATAAGCTGAAGGATAATGGGCGGGCGATAACGGAGCTATATGAGACGATAAAAGTGAATCCCGATAACTTTAATGCCTACTACAATCTCGCCTGCTACTACTCCCTGATGGGGAAAATAGACGAGGCGTTTAAAAACCTGAAGAAGGCGCTCGATCTCGGTTACGATAACTTCAAGTTGCTTACCACCGATCCCGATCTTAACAACCTGAGGAAGGATCCGCGGTATCGCAAGCTTCTTCGCAAGAAGGGGATAAAAACCAAACAAAAAAAAGAGGATTGA